A single Drosophila miranda strain MSH22 chromosome XR, D.miranda_PacBio2.1, whole genome shotgun sequence DNA region contains:
- the LOC108152948 gene encoding TOM1-like protein 2 isoform X2: MASFFNVGALGNVFSTPVGQRIEAATDANLASENWAANMEICDMINESSDTARDAMRAIRKRLSQNAGKNNQVVMFTLTVLETCVKNCGKAFHVLVAQKDFINELVKLIGPKNDPPAAMQKKVLSLIQIWADAFKNQPDLNGVTQMYMELKNKGIEFPVADLDAMAPIYTPQRSVPEVHPHPQLMAAHTVSPQHVAAVTAAAAAAPPSTGPLHLTPEQGAKLRSELEIVTNNMSILSEMLSVLKPGQETPDDYALLNELTSTCKEMQSRIVDLIGRVQDDELTAEFLRINDELNNLFLRHQRYEKTRSQGLGGGAVVTSPSAVLGAAMGLPGVTPGTGAVVASLPPPPSATAAAAVSNTPQSDQLLIDLIESSEEQQLQQIPQSFGQLSLAAGSGAAAAPRGAADEFDMLAQSRTDGNHLLLSKTDLLRDIPSVDAAAGSVGGVASPYKQPQKQQQPQQQPLRAAGEPPVSTKENEIDEMEAWLGSSKDVDGIEELTSSEFDKFLEERAAAAENLPTINASNSAASATNTNTTGSGGDSLRKTPKKPGADEDLLAL, encoded by the exons ATGGCTTCATTCTTCAACGTTGGCGCTCTGGGAAATGTTTTCTCCACTCCAGTTGGACAGCGCATAG AGGCTGCCACCGATGCAAACCTTGCCTCGGAAAATTGGGCCGCCAATATGGAAATCTGCGATATGATCAACGAATCCTCGGACACGGCCCGTGATGCCATGCGTGCCATCCGGAAGCGACTCTCACAGAACGCCGGCAAGAACAATCAGGTGGTTATGTTCACACTGACCGTGCTGGAGACGTGCGTGAAAAACTGCGGCAAGGCATTCCATGTTCTGGTGGCACAAAAGGATTTTATCAACGAATTGGTAAAGCTGATTGGGCCAAAGAACGATCCGCCTGCTGCCATGCAGAAGAAGGTCCTTAGCCTCATACAGATATGGGCGGATGCCTTCAAAAACCAGCCAGACCTCAATGGGGTCACACAGATGTACATGGAGCTGAAGAACAAGGGCATCGAGTTTCCAGTTGCTGACTTGGATGCCATGGCGCCTATCTATACGCCGCAGAGG AGTGTGCCGGAGGTTCATCCTCATCCACAGCTGATGGCTGCTCATACAGTATCGCCGCAGCATGTGGCAGCCGTGAccgctgcagccgccgctgctCCACCCAGTACCGGTCCATTGCATTTGACACCAGAACAGGGGGCCAAGCTGCGATCAGAGCTGGAAATAGTCACCAACAACATGTCCATCCTGAGCGAAATGCTGAGCGTCCTGAAGCCCGGCCAGGAAACCCCCGACGACTATGCCCTGCTTAACGAGCTCACCTCCACCTGCAAGGAGATGCAGTCGCGCATTGTGGATCTGATCGGACGCGTCCAGGACGACGAGCTGACTGCCGAGTTTCTGCGCATCAACGACGAGCTTAACAACTTGTTCTTGCGCCATCAGCGTTACGAGAAGACCCGCTCCCAGGGACTGGGTGGAGGGGCTGTCGTCACCTCGCCCTCGGCAGTGCTGGGTGCTGCCATGGGTCTGCCTGGCGTGACCCCAGGAACGGGTGCAGTTGTGGCCTCGCTTCCCCCGCCGCCCTCTGccacagctgctgctgccgtcagCAATACCCCGCAAAGCGACCAGCTGTTaatcgatttgattgagagcagcgaggagcagcagctgcagcagataCCCCAGAGCTTTGGCCAGCTCAGTCTGGCGGCTGGAAGCGGAGCTGCGGCAGCCCCCAGAGGAGCTGCCGACGAGTTCGATATGCTGGCGCAATCGCGCACCGATGGAAACCA TCTTTTGCTTAGCAAAACGGACTTGCTGCGCGATATTCCCTCGGTGGACGCGGCTGCCGGCAGTGTCGGTGGCGTGGCCTCGCCCTACAAACAACcacagaagcagcaacagccacagcagcaaccACTACGGGCAGCCGGCGAACCGCCGGTG TCGACGAAAGAGAATGAGATCGATGAAATGGAGGCGTGGTTGGGCAGCTCA AAGGACGTCGATGGGATCGAGGAGCTGACCAGCTCAGAGTTTGACAAATTTCTTGAGGAACGCGCCGCTGCCGCTGAAAATCTTCCAACGATCAATGCATCGAATTCTGCCGCCAGTGCCACGAATACGAACACGACAGGATCTGGAGGCGACAGCTTACGAAAGACACCAAAGAAACCTGGCGCCGATGAGGATCTGCTTGCACTCTGA
- the LOC108152948 gene encoding TOM1-like protein 2 isoform X5 encodes MASFFNVGALGNVFSTPVGQRIEAATDANLASENWAANMEICDMINESSDTARDAMRAIRKRLSQNAGKNNQVVMFTLTVLETCVKNCGKAFHVLVAQKDFINELVKLIGPKNDPPAAMQKKVLSLIQIWADAFKNQPDLNGVTQMYMELKNKGIEFPVADLDAMAPIYTPQRSVPEVHPHPQLMAAHTVSPQHVAAVTAAAAAAPPSTGPLHLTPEQGAKLRSELEIVTNNMSILSEMLSVLKPGQETPDDYALLNELTSTCKEMQSRIVDLIGRVQDDELTAEFLRINDELNNLFLRHQRYEKTRSQGLGGGAVVTSPSAVLGAAMGLPGVTPGTGAVVASLPPPPSATAAAAVSNTPQSDQLLIDLIESSEEQQLQQIPQSFGQLSLAAGSGAAAAPRGAADEFDMLAQSRTDGNHLLLSKTDLLRDIPSVDAAAGSVGGVASPYKQPQKQQQPQQQPLRAAGEPPVVSKKDVDGIEELTSSEFDKFLEERAAAAENLPTINASNSAASATNTNTTGSGGDSLRKTPKKPGADEDLLAL; translated from the exons ATGGCTTCATTCTTCAACGTTGGCGCTCTGGGAAATGTTTTCTCCACTCCAGTTGGACAGCGCATAG AGGCTGCCACCGATGCAAACCTTGCCTCGGAAAATTGGGCCGCCAATATGGAAATCTGCGATATGATCAACGAATCCTCGGACACGGCCCGTGATGCCATGCGTGCCATCCGGAAGCGACTCTCACAGAACGCCGGCAAGAACAATCAGGTGGTTATGTTCACACTGACCGTGCTGGAGACGTGCGTGAAAAACTGCGGCAAGGCATTCCATGTTCTGGTGGCACAAAAGGATTTTATCAACGAATTGGTAAAGCTGATTGGGCCAAAGAACGATCCGCCTGCTGCCATGCAGAAGAAGGTCCTTAGCCTCATACAGATATGGGCGGATGCCTTCAAAAACCAGCCAGACCTCAATGGGGTCACACAGATGTACATGGAGCTGAAGAACAAGGGCATCGAGTTTCCAGTTGCTGACTTGGATGCCATGGCGCCTATCTATACGCCGCAGAGG AGTGTGCCGGAGGTTCATCCTCATCCACAGCTGATGGCTGCTCATACAGTATCGCCGCAGCATGTGGCAGCCGTGAccgctgcagccgccgctgctCCACCCAGTACCGGTCCATTGCATTTGACACCAGAACAGGGGGCCAAGCTGCGATCAGAGCTGGAAATAGTCACCAACAACATGTCCATCCTGAGCGAAATGCTGAGCGTCCTGAAGCCCGGCCAGGAAACCCCCGACGACTATGCCCTGCTTAACGAGCTCACCTCCACCTGCAAGGAGATGCAGTCGCGCATTGTGGATCTGATCGGACGCGTCCAGGACGACGAGCTGACTGCCGAGTTTCTGCGCATCAACGACGAGCTTAACAACTTGTTCTTGCGCCATCAGCGTTACGAGAAGACCCGCTCCCAGGGACTGGGTGGAGGGGCTGTCGTCACCTCGCCCTCGGCAGTGCTGGGTGCTGCCATGGGTCTGCCTGGCGTGACCCCAGGAACGGGTGCAGTTGTGGCCTCGCTTCCCCCGCCGCCCTCTGccacagctgctgctgccgtcagCAATACCCCGCAAAGCGACCAGCTGTTaatcgatttgattgagagcagcgaggagcagcagctgcagcagataCCCCAGAGCTTTGGCCAGCTCAGTCTGGCGGCTGGAAGCGGAGCTGCGGCAGCCCCCAGAGGAGCTGCCGACGAGTTCGATATGCTGGCGCAATCGCGCACCGATGGAAACCA TCTTTTGCTTAGCAAAACGGACTTGCTGCGCGATATTCCCTCGGTGGACGCGGCTGCCGGCAGTGTCGGTGGCGTGGCCTCGCCCTACAAACAACcacagaagcagcaacagccacagcagcaaccACTACGGGCAGCCGGCGAACCGCCGGTGGTAAGTAAA AAGGACGTCGATGGGATCGAGGAGCTGACCAGCTCAGAGTTTGACAAATTTCTTGAGGAACGCGCCGCTGCCGCTGAAAATCTTCCAACGATCAATGCATCGAATTCTGCCGCCAGTGCCACGAATACGAACACGACAGGATCTGGAGGCGACAGCTTACGAAAGACACCAAAGAAACCTGGCGCCGATGAGGATCTGCTTGCACTCTGA
- the LOC108152948 gene encoding TOM1-like protein 2 isoform X1: MASFFNVGALGNVFSTPVGQRIEAATDANLASENWAANMEICDMINESSDTARDAMRAIRKRLSQNAGKNNQVVMFTLTVLETCVKNCGKAFHVLVAQKDFINELVKLIGPKNDPPAAMQKKVLSLIQIWADAFKNQPDLNGVTQMYMELKNKGIEFPVADLDAMAPIYTPQRSVPEVHPHPQLMAAHTVSPQHVAAVTAAAAAAPPSTGPLHLTPEQGAKLRSELEIVTNNMSILSEMLSVLKPGQETPDDYALLNELTSTCKEMQSRIVDLIGRVQDDELTAEFLRINDELNNLFLRHQRYEKTRSQGLGGGAVVTSPSAVLGAAMGLPGVTPGTGAVVASLPPPPSATAAAAVSNTPQSDQLLIDLIESSEEQQLQQIPQSFGQLSLAAGSGAAAAPRGAADEFDMLAQSRTDGNHLLLSKTDLLRDIPSVDAAAGSVGGVASPYKQPQKQQQPQQQPLRAAGEPPVVSKSTKENEIDEMEAWLGSSKDVDGIEELTSSEFDKFLEERAAAAENLPTINASNSAASATNTNTTGSGGDSLRKTPKKPGADEDLLAL; encoded by the exons ATGGCTTCATTCTTCAACGTTGGCGCTCTGGGAAATGTTTTCTCCACTCCAGTTGGACAGCGCATAG AGGCTGCCACCGATGCAAACCTTGCCTCGGAAAATTGGGCCGCCAATATGGAAATCTGCGATATGATCAACGAATCCTCGGACACGGCCCGTGATGCCATGCGTGCCATCCGGAAGCGACTCTCACAGAACGCCGGCAAGAACAATCAGGTGGTTATGTTCACACTGACCGTGCTGGAGACGTGCGTGAAAAACTGCGGCAAGGCATTCCATGTTCTGGTGGCACAAAAGGATTTTATCAACGAATTGGTAAAGCTGATTGGGCCAAAGAACGATCCGCCTGCTGCCATGCAGAAGAAGGTCCTTAGCCTCATACAGATATGGGCGGATGCCTTCAAAAACCAGCCAGACCTCAATGGGGTCACACAGATGTACATGGAGCTGAAGAACAAGGGCATCGAGTTTCCAGTTGCTGACTTGGATGCCATGGCGCCTATCTATACGCCGCAGAGG AGTGTGCCGGAGGTTCATCCTCATCCACAGCTGATGGCTGCTCATACAGTATCGCCGCAGCATGTGGCAGCCGTGAccgctgcagccgccgctgctCCACCCAGTACCGGTCCATTGCATTTGACACCAGAACAGGGGGCCAAGCTGCGATCAGAGCTGGAAATAGTCACCAACAACATGTCCATCCTGAGCGAAATGCTGAGCGTCCTGAAGCCCGGCCAGGAAACCCCCGACGACTATGCCCTGCTTAACGAGCTCACCTCCACCTGCAAGGAGATGCAGTCGCGCATTGTGGATCTGATCGGACGCGTCCAGGACGACGAGCTGACTGCCGAGTTTCTGCGCATCAACGACGAGCTTAACAACTTGTTCTTGCGCCATCAGCGTTACGAGAAGACCCGCTCCCAGGGACTGGGTGGAGGGGCTGTCGTCACCTCGCCCTCGGCAGTGCTGGGTGCTGCCATGGGTCTGCCTGGCGTGACCCCAGGAACGGGTGCAGTTGTGGCCTCGCTTCCCCCGCCGCCCTCTGccacagctgctgctgccgtcagCAATACCCCGCAAAGCGACCAGCTGTTaatcgatttgattgagagcagcgaggagcagcagctgcagcagataCCCCAGAGCTTTGGCCAGCTCAGTCTGGCGGCTGGAAGCGGAGCTGCGGCAGCCCCCAGAGGAGCTGCCGACGAGTTCGATATGCTGGCGCAATCGCGCACCGATGGAAACCA TCTTTTGCTTAGCAAAACGGACTTGCTGCGCGATATTCCCTCGGTGGACGCGGCTGCCGGCAGTGTCGGTGGCGTGGCCTCGCCCTACAAACAACcacagaagcagcaacagccacagcagcaaccACTACGGGCAGCCGGCGAACCGCCGGTGGTAAGTAAA TCGACGAAAGAGAATGAGATCGATGAAATGGAGGCGTGGTTGGGCAGCTCA AAGGACGTCGATGGGATCGAGGAGCTGACCAGCTCAGAGTTTGACAAATTTCTTGAGGAACGCGCCGCTGCCGCTGAAAATCTTCCAACGATCAATGCATCGAATTCTGCCGCCAGTGCCACGAATACGAACACGACAGGATCTGGAGGCGACAGCTTACGAAAGACACCAAAGAAACCTGGCGCCGATGAGGATCTGCTTGCACTCTGA
- the LOC108152948 gene encoding TOM1-like protein 2 isoform X4: MASFFNVGALGNVFSTPVGQRIEAATDANLASENWAANMEICDMINESSDTARDAMRAIRKRLSQNAGKNNQVVMFTLTVLETCVKNCGKAFHVLVAQKDFINELVKLIGPKNDPPAAMQKKVLSLIQIWADAFKNQPDLNGVTQMYMELKNKGIEFPVADLDAMAPIYTPQRSVPEVHPHPQLMAAHTVSPQHVAAVTAAAAAAPPSTGPLHLTPEQGAKLRSELEIVTNNMSILSEMLSVLKPGQETPDDYALLNELTSTCKEMQSRIVDLIGRVQDDELTAEFLRINDELNNLFLRHQRYEKTRSQGLGGGAVVTSPSAVLGAAMGLPGVTPGTGAVVASLPPPPSATAAAAVSNTPQSDQLLIDLIESSEEQQLQQIPQSFGQLSLAAGSGAAAAPRGAADEFDMLAQSRTDGNHKTDLLRDIPSVDAAAGSVGGVASPYKQPQKQQQPQQQPLRAAGEPPVSTKENEIDEMEAWLGSSKDVDGIEELTSSEFDKFLEERAAAAENLPTINASNSAASATNTNTTGSGGDSLRKTPKKPGADEDLLAL, translated from the exons ATGGCTTCATTCTTCAACGTTGGCGCTCTGGGAAATGTTTTCTCCACTCCAGTTGGACAGCGCATAG AGGCTGCCACCGATGCAAACCTTGCCTCGGAAAATTGGGCCGCCAATATGGAAATCTGCGATATGATCAACGAATCCTCGGACACGGCCCGTGATGCCATGCGTGCCATCCGGAAGCGACTCTCACAGAACGCCGGCAAGAACAATCAGGTGGTTATGTTCACACTGACCGTGCTGGAGACGTGCGTGAAAAACTGCGGCAAGGCATTCCATGTTCTGGTGGCACAAAAGGATTTTATCAACGAATTGGTAAAGCTGATTGGGCCAAAGAACGATCCGCCTGCTGCCATGCAGAAGAAGGTCCTTAGCCTCATACAGATATGGGCGGATGCCTTCAAAAACCAGCCAGACCTCAATGGGGTCACACAGATGTACATGGAGCTGAAGAACAAGGGCATCGAGTTTCCAGTTGCTGACTTGGATGCCATGGCGCCTATCTATACGCCGCAGAGG AGTGTGCCGGAGGTTCATCCTCATCCACAGCTGATGGCTGCTCATACAGTATCGCCGCAGCATGTGGCAGCCGTGAccgctgcagccgccgctgctCCACCCAGTACCGGTCCATTGCATTTGACACCAGAACAGGGGGCCAAGCTGCGATCAGAGCTGGAAATAGTCACCAACAACATGTCCATCCTGAGCGAAATGCTGAGCGTCCTGAAGCCCGGCCAGGAAACCCCCGACGACTATGCCCTGCTTAACGAGCTCACCTCCACCTGCAAGGAGATGCAGTCGCGCATTGTGGATCTGATCGGACGCGTCCAGGACGACGAGCTGACTGCCGAGTTTCTGCGCATCAACGACGAGCTTAACAACTTGTTCTTGCGCCATCAGCGTTACGAGAAGACCCGCTCCCAGGGACTGGGTGGAGGGGCTGTCGTCACCTCGCCCTCGGCAGTGCTGGGTGCTGCCATGGGTCTGCCTGGCGTGACCCCAGGAACGGGTGCAGTTGTGGCCTCGCTTCCCCCGCCGCCCTCTGccacagctgctgctgccgtcagCAATACCCCGCAAAGCGACCAGCTGTTaatcgatttgattgagagcagcgaggagcagcagctgcagcagataCCCCAGAGCTTTGGCCAGCTCAGTCTGGCGGCTGGAAGCGGAGCTGCGGCAGCCCCCAGAGGAGCTGCCGACGAGTTCGATATGCTGGCGCAATCGCGCACCGATGGAAACCA CAAAACGGACTTGCTGCGCGATATTCCCTCGGTGGACGCGGCTGCCGGCAGTGTCGGTGGCGTGGCCTCGCCCTACAAACAACcacagaagcagcaacagccacagcagcaaccACTACGGGCAGCCGGCGAACCGCCGGTG TCGACGAAAGAGAATGAGATCGATGAAATGGAGGCGTGGTTGGGCAGCTCA AAGGACGTCGATGGGATCGAGGAGCTGACCAGCTCAGAGTTTGACAAATTTCTTGAGGAACGCGCCGCTGCCGCTGAAAATCTTCCAACGATCAATGCATCGAATTCTGCCGCCAGTGCCACGAATACGAACACGACAGGATCTGGAGGCGACAGCTTACGAAAGACACCAAAGAAACCTGGCGCCGATGAGGATCTGCTTGCACTCTGA
- the LOC108152948 gene encoding TOM1-like protein 2 isoform X3 translates to MASFFNVGALGNVFSTPVGQRIEAATDANLASENWAANMEICDMINESSDTARDAMRAIRKRLSQNAGKNNQVVMFTLTVLETCVKNCGKAFHVLVAQKDFINELVKLIGPKNDPPAAMQKKVLSLIQIWADAFKNQPDLNGVTQMYMELKNKGIEFPVADLDAMAPIYTPQRSVPEVHPHPQLMAAHTVSPQHVAAVTAAAAAAPPSTGPLHLTPEQGAKLRSELEIVTNNMSILSEMLSVLKPGQETPDDYALLNELTSTCKEMQSRIVDLIGRVQDDELTAEFLRINDELNNLFLRHQRYEKTRSQGLGGGAVVTSPSAVLGAAMGLPGVTPGTGAVVASLPPPPSATAAAAVSNTPQSDQLLIDLIESSEEQQLQQIPQSFGQLSLAAGSGAAAAPRGAADEFDMLAQSRTDGNHKTDLLRDIPSVDAAAGSVGGVASPYKQPQKQQQPQQQPLRAAGEPPVVSKSTKENEIDEMEAWLGSSKDVDGIEELTSSEFDKFLEERAAAAENLPTINASNSAASATNTNTTGSGGDSLRKTPKKPGADEDLLAL, encoded by the exons ATGGCTTCATTCTTCAACGTTGGCGCTCTGGGAAATGTTTTCTCCACTCCAGTTGGACAGCGCATAG AGGCTGCCACCGATGCAAACCTTGCCTCGGAAAATTGGGCCGCCAATATGGAAATCTGCGATATGATCAACGAATCCTCGGACACGGCCCGTGATGCCATGCGTGCCATCCGGAAGCGACTCTCACAGAACGCCGGCAAGAACAATCAGGTGGTTATGTTCACACTGACCGTGCTGGAGACGTGCGTGAAAAACTGCGGCAAGGCATTCCATGTTCTGGTGGCACAAAAGGATTTTATCAACGAATTGGTAAAGCTGATTGGGCCAAAGAACGATCCGCCTGCTGCCATGCAGAAGAAGGTCCTTAGCCTCATACAGATATGGGCGGATGCCTTCAAAAACCAGCCAGACCTCAATGGGGTCACACAGATGTACATGGAGCTGAAGAACAAGGGCATCGAGTTTCCAGTTGCTGACTTGGATGCCATGGCGCCTATCTATACGCCGCAGAGG AGTGTGCCGGAGGTTCATCCTCATCCACAGCTGATGGCTGCTCATACAGTATCGCCGCAGCATGTGGCAGCCGTGAccgctgcagccgccgctgctCCACCCAGTACCGGTCCATTGCATTTGACACCAGAACAGGGGGCCAAGCTGCGATCAGAGCTGGAAATAGTCACCAACAACATGTCCATCCTGAGCGAAATGCTGAGCGTCCTGAAGCCCGGCCAGGAAACCCCCGACGACTATGCCCTGCTTAACGAGCTCACCTCCACCTGCAAGGAGATGCAGTCGCGCATTGTGGATCTGATCGGACGCGTCCAGGACGACGAGCTGACTGCCGAGTTTCTGCGCATCAACGACGAGCTTAACAACTTGTTCTTGCGCCATCAGCGTTACGAGAAGACCCGCTCCCAGGGACTGGGTGGAGGGGCTGTCGTCACCTCGCCCTCGGCAGTGCTGGGTGCTGCCATGGGTCTGCCTGGCGTGACCCCAGGAACGGGTGCAGTTGTGGCCTCGCTTCCCCCGCCGCCCTCTGccacagctgctgctgccgtcagCAATACCCCGCAAAGCGACCAGCTGTTaatcgatttgattgagagcagcgaggagcagcagctgcagcagataCCCCAGAGCTTTGGCCAGCTCAGTCTGGCGGCTGGAAGCGGAGCTGCGGCAGCCCCCAGAGGAGCTGCCGACGAGTTCGATATGCTGGCGCAATCGCGCACCGATGGAAACCA CAAAACGGACTTGCTGCGCGATATTCCCTCGGTGGACGCGGCTGCCGGCAGTGTCGGTGGCGTGGCCTCGCCCTACAAACAACcacagaagcagcaacagccacagcagcaaccACTACGGGCAGCCGGCGAACCGCCGGTGGTAAGTAAA TCGACGAAAGAGAATGAGATCGATGAAATGGAGGCGTGGTTGGGCAGCTCA AAGGACGTCGATGGGATCGAGGAGCTGACCAGCTCAGAGTTTGACAAATTTCTTGAGGAACGCGCCGCTGCCGCTGAAAATCTTCCAACGATCAATGCATCGAATTCTGCCGCCAGTGCCACGAATACGAACACGACAGGATCTGGAGGCGACAGCTTACGAAAGACACCAAAGAAACCTGGCGCCGATGAGGATCTGCTTGCACTCTGA
- the LOC108152719 gene encoding trafficking protein particle complex subunit 3, which yields MSRQAIKLDAKKVNSEFLTLTYGALVTQMLRDFENVEDVNKQLERIGYNMGMRLIEDFLARTSAPRCLEMRETADRIQQGFRIYLNIQPTISNWSAASDEFSLLFDSNPLTEFVELPADMTNLRYSAILSGCVRGALEMVQLEVKCWFVQDQLKGDNVTELRVKFVRRLEEVIPAGED from the exons ATGTCCAGACAGGCCATCAAACTTGACGCCAAGAAAGTG aaCTCAGAGTTCCTGACACTCACCTATGGGGCGCTGGTCACCCAAATGTTGCGCGACTTCGAGAACGTCGAGGATGTGAACAAGCAGCTGGAGCGCATTGGCTACAACATGGGCATGCGTCTGATCGAGGACTTTCTCGCCCGCACCTCGGCGCCGCGTTGCCTGGAGATGCGTGAGACGGCAGACCGCATACAGCAGGGCTTTCGCATTTATCTCAACATCCAGCCCACCATCTCGAATTGGTCGGCGGCGTCCGATGAGTTCTCGCTGCTCTTTGACTCCAATCCGCTGACTGAGTTTGTGGAGCTGCCCGCGGATATGACCAATCTGCGATATAGCGCCATACTCAGCGGCTGTGTACGCGGTGCCCTGGAGATGGTCCAGCTGGAGGTGAAGTGCTGGTTTGTGCAG GATCAACTCAAGGGCGACAATGTGACGGAGCTGCGCGTTAAGTTCGTGCGGCGTCTAGAGGAGGTCATACCAGCTGGCGAGGATTAG
- the LOC108152718 gene encoding nuclear transcription factor Y subunit alpha, giving the protein MENHFSSTRTTATSRMSSASSNTTTTNNNNTNSQSAASNNVNVNTGTVTATGNASAAAQPIQVIPMPMLPTGAAQIIIGQQPQGQATAGLQPQLIPLQANQIMLQAQQQPQMQLMQLPDGQTIFYQTPTITTLDPNAAAAAAAAVAAQPTPHYLNINGQLVQITQAATGNQGASTGGQQIIMLPQAAMATVNAAAANAGQGGTSVGSVVTTQQQPQQQQQQQQANNQAAAAAAAATAAANNVSADASTSTTGTNTNSEDESSKGEPDEEPLYVNAKQYKRILIRRQARAKLESRIPKERCKYLHESRHRHAMNRARGEGGRFHSAQEKGESSSDGGSLPMAPSSVTLSRGTARAPPKLIAPHQTPSITITAIKSE; this is encoded by the coding sequence ATGGAAAACCATTTTAGCAGTACCCGCACTACAGCAACGTCGAGAATGAGCTCCGCTTCCTCCAACACCACcacaaccaacaacaacaacaccaacagccAAAGCGCTGCCAGCAACAATGTGAACGTAAACACAGGCACTGTCACTGCCACGGGCAATGCCTCCGCCGCCGCCCAGCCGATTCAAGTGATTCCCATGCCAATGCTACCCACGGGAGCTGCGCAAATAATAATCGGACAGCAGCCTCAGGGCCAGGCGACGGCTGGTCTCCAGCCGCAGCTGATCCCGCTGCAGGCGAACCAAATCATGCTGcaggcgcagcagcagccacagatGCAGCTAATGCAGCTGCCCGATGGCCAGACCATTTTCTATCAGACCCCCACCATAACTACCCTCGATCCAAATGCGGCAGCTGCGGCGGCCGCTGCTGTGGCCGCCCAGCCGACTCCACACTACCTCAACATCAATGGCCAATTAGTGCAAATTACTCAAGCGGCGACTGGCAACCAGGGAGCATCCACGGGCGGTCAGCAGATCATCATGCTTCCCCAAGCGGCAATGGCCACAGTcaatgcagcagcagcgaatGCCGGCCAAGGCGGCACCAGCGTTGGCAGTGTCGTCACCacgcaacagcagccgcagcagcagcaacagcagcagcaggcgaataatcaggcagcagccgccgccgctgcagcGACAGCGGCTGCAAACAATGTAAGTGCCGAtgccagcaccagcaccaccgGCACAAATACTAACAGCGAGGACGAGAGCTCCAAGGGCGAGCCGGACGAGGAGCCGCTCTACGTGAATGCCAAGCAGTACAAACGGATTCTTATAAGGCGTCAGGCGAGGGCAAAGCTAGAGTCGCGCATACCCAAGGAGCGTTGTAAATACTTGCACGAATCTCGCCATCGGCATGCCATGAACCGAGCTCGCGGCGAGGGCGGACGCTTCCATTCGGCGCAGGAAAAGGGCGAGTCCAGCTCGGACGGCGGCAGCCTGCCCATGGCCCCCAGCAGTGTAACCCTCAGTCGGGGAACTGCGCGGGCACCCCCCAAGTTGATAGCGCCCCACCAAACGCCGAGCATTACGATAACGGCTATCAAGTCGGAATGA